The genome window CTGGCCCGGGTGGCCGGTCGCGACGGCCGCGTGGACCAGCTCGCGCTGGCGGAGCTGCGGCGCATCCCGCTCGGCGACGGCCAGACCTTCTGCTCACTCGCGGAGGCGCTGGACGCGTTCCCCGAGGCGCGGTTCAACATCGACATCAAGGACCAGCGCGCCGCCGCTCCCGCCGCCGCGGCGATCCTCCGGGCCCGAGCGGCCGACCGCGTGCTCCTCACGAGCTTCTCCGCGGCCCGCAGGAAGGCCGCGACCGCCGCCCTGCCGGAGGTCGCGGTGTCGCCGTCGGTCACGGAGTTCGTGCCGGCTCTGATCGGTGCGAAGCTGGGGATCCGGCCGCTCGCCCGCCGGGCCCTGCGCGGGTTCGCGGCGGTGCAGATCCCGGAGCGCCGCGGACCGCTGCGCTTGGTCACGGCCCGCACCGTCCGCGCGGTGCATGCGGCCGGCGCCGAGGTGCATGTGTGGACTGTGGACGACGTGGCCGACATGAACCGGCTGCTCGACCTGGGAGTCGACGGCATCGTCACGAACCGCTGCGACCTCCTGAAATCCCTGGTCGAGACGCGGAACTGACGTCGCGGCCCTTCGCCGACACTGTGAGCCCACTGAGAGAAGGGGGCACGCGGAAAGAGAATCCCCAGCTTGCTGGTTTATAAAAGTGAGGATTCGCGCGAAGAGGAGACCACACGATGGCAGATCGCAGTTTGCGCGGAATGAGGCTTGGCGCCCAGAGCTTACAAAGTGAAGAAGGCGTCGTCTACTCTCCGCGTTCCCGTTACA of Leifsonia shinshuensis contains these proteins:
- a CDS encoding glycerophosphodiester phosphodiesterase family protein yields the protein MRFLDGPRPRIIAHRGLAVGAPENTLLAFLKALSAGATHLETDVHASADGEAVVSHDPDLARVAGRDGRVDQLALAELRRIPLGDGQTFCSLAEALDAFPEARFNIDIKDQRAAAPAAAAILRARAADRVLLTSFSAARRKAATAALPEVAVSPSVTEFVPALIGAKLGIRPLARRALRGFAAVQIPERRGPLRLVTARTVRAVHAAGAEVHVWTVDDVADMNRLLDLGVDGIVTNRCDLLKSLVETRN